One stretch of Anaerobacillus sp. CMMVII DNA includes these proteins:
- a CDS encoding DUF1540 domain-containing protein, whose protein sequence is MPKVEVSCAISNCTFYGEGNVCTAEKIMVELDNHARYDTEMSSELDEKNHIDEAGESAETCCKTFKPKSR, encoded by the coding sequence ATGCCAAAAGTTGAAGTTTCATGTGCGATTTCAAACTGCACGTTTTATGGGGAAGGAAATGTTTGTACAGCTGAAAAAATCATGGTAGAGCTAGATAACCACGCAAGGTATGATACAGAGATGTCATCTGAACTAGATGAGAAAAATCATATTGATGAAGCTGGGGAATCCGCTGAAACCTGCTGTAAAACTTTTAAACCAAAAAGTAGATAA
- a CDS encoding aminotransferase class V-fold PLP-dependent enzyme, which produces MSKLERYFKGFRKNIVGVNETYLSPYGKKKIIYADWIASGRLYKPIELTLLNTVGPFVANTHTESNITGSTMTRAYAEAHALIKQHVNAGPNSDVIITDGFGMTGVVNKLQRMLGLRVPEKYQERIFLKPENRPIVIITHMEHHSNHTSWLETIADVVVVDPDVHNLVSLKNLRTVLEENKHRKYIIGAFTACSNVTGIETSYHTMARIIHEYGGVCFVDFACSAPYVQINMRPEDEREHLDGIYFSPHKFLGGPGTSGVLIFNKNLYKNKVPDHPGGGTVKWTNPWGGRSYFSEIERREDGGTPGFLQTIKTALCIRLKEQMGVMNIQEREKELIKLAFDQLSEIQGLHILQGNVRKRLGVLSFYIDDLHYNLLTKLLCDRYGVQVRGGCACAGTYGHYLLGISPAESKVITDQIEKGDLSKKPGWVRLSLHPTMTNAELSYITKAIKEIVENQEHLEKDYCYQPTTNEFYHKTFKASLDIKEWFT; this is translated from the coding sequence ATGTCAAAACTAGAGCGCTACTTCAAAGGATTTCGAAAAAACATAGTTGGAGTCAATGAAACCTATTTATCGCCATATGGCAAAAAGAAGATAATTTACGCTGATTGGATTGCTAGTGGACGATTGTATAAACCAATAGAACTGACGTTATTAAATACTGTAGGACCGTTTGTTGCAAACACTCATACAGAATCAAATATAACAGGTTCAACGATGACTAGAGCATACGCTGAGGCGCATGCATTGATAAAACAACATGTGAATGCTGGACCGAATAGTGACGTGATTATTACGGACGGTTTTGGCATGACAGGCGTCGTTAATAAATTGCAGCGGATGTTAGGGTTAAGGGTACCTGAGAAATATCAAGAACGAATTTTTTTGAAGCCTGAAAATCGTCCAATCGTCATTATTACTCATATGGAACATCATTCGAACCATACTTCATGGTTAGAAACGATTGCAGATGTTGTTGTCGTTGATCCTGATGTCCATAATTTAGTTTCTCTTAAAAATCTTCGTACAGTTTTGGAAGAAAATAAACACAGAAAGTATATCATCGGTGCGTTTACCGCTTGCTCCAATGTGACTGGAATTGAAACATCTTATCATACCATGGCCAGGATCATTCACGAATATGGAGGTGTTTGCTTTGTTGACTTTGCTTGTTCCGCACCGTATGTTCAAATTAATATGAGACCTGAAGATGAAAGGGAACACCTAGATGGGATTTACTTTTCTCCACACAAATTTTTAGGTGGTCCAGGGACGAGCGGAGTCTTAATTTTTAATAAGAACTTATACAAAAACAAAGTGCCTGATCATCCAGGTGGTGGGACAGTCAAATGGACAAATCCTTGGGGAGGTAGGAGCTATTTTTCCGAAATCGAAAGACGAGAAGACGGTGGAACACCAGGTTTTTTACAAACGATTAAAACAGCGTTATGTATTCGTTTAAAGGAACAAATGGGTGTAATGAACATACAAGAGAGGGAAAAAGAGCTTATAAAGCTTGCTTTTGATCAACTTTCTGAGATTCAGGGTTTACACATTTTGCAAGGGAATGTTCGAAAGCGTTTAGGTGTTCTATCTTTTTATATAGATGATCTCCATTATAATTTACTAACAAAACTGTTATGTGATCGTTATGGGGTCCAAGTTCGTGGGGGCTGTGCATGTGCTGGAACGTATGGTCATTATTTGTTAGGAATTTCCCCAGCGGAATCAAAGGTAATCACTGATCAGATTGAAAAAGGTGATTTATCTAAAAAACCAGGTTGGGTAAGGCTATCGTTACACCCAACTATGACAAATGCAGAGCTTAGTTATATTACAAAAGCAATCAAAGAAATCGTTGAAAATCAGGAACATTTGGAAAAAGACTATTGCTATCAACCGACGACGAATGAATTTTACCATAAAACATTTAAGGCAAGTTTAGATATTAAAGAGTGGTTTACGTGA
- a CDS encoding GNAT family N-acetyltransferase, whose translation MGLYLTKPAMEFKQEYLSFYQEWKDSREEMIPWVIQKDPSNFQDMLQFLVNNEKGINIPKGWVSDSTYWLMNQRKVVGVVNIRHQLTEHLLNSGGHIGYGIRPSERRKGYATELLRLTLVKVKELGIEKVLVVCNESNLGSLKTIVNNGGVPDIDFIEENGNIVKRFWIDLS comes from the coding sequence ATGGGTCTTTATTTAACAAAACCAGCGATGGAATTTAAACAGGAATACCTTTCTTTCTATCAGGAATGGAAAGATAGTAGAGAAGAGATGATACCCTGGGTAATTCAAAAAGACCCCTCAAATTTTCAGGACATGCTGCAATTTTTAGTTAATAACGAAAAGGGGATTAATATTCCAAAAGGCTGGGTCTCGGATTCAACTTATTGGTTAATGAATCAAAGGAAAGTGGTTGGTGTTGTAAATATTCGTCATCAATTAACAGAGCATTTGCTTAATAGTGGTGGACATATCGGTTACGGTATTCGTCCATCAGAACGGAGAAAGGGCTACGCAACAGAACTATTGAGGCTAACTTTAGTAAAAGTAAAAGAACTGGGCATAGAAAAAGTGCTTGTGGTATGTAATGAGAGTAATCTAGGTTCCTTGAAAACCATCGTCAACAATGGTGGCGTCCCTGATATAGATTTTATCGAAGAGAATGGTAACATAGTCAAGCGATTTTGGATTGATTTATCTTAA
- a CDS encoding SOS response-associated peptidase, producing MCGRFTLTAEKDEIAERYHLEMDLIGYEKRYNIAPSQQILAIIHDGSKHRAGYLKWGLVPPWAKDPAIGHKLINARGETITEKPSFKQSFKKKRCLIVANGFYEWKRDGKAKIPMYITFKDNRLFAFAGLWETFQTPGDKPLHTCTVITTEPNELVQDVHDRMPVILQKHQEELWLDRTMEDELSLQKLIRPFAADDMISYQVSSLVNSPINEGVQL from the coding sequence ATGTGCGGTCGATTTACCTTAACGGCTGAGAAAGATGAGATTGCAGAGCGCTATCATCTAGAAATGGACCTTATCGGTTATGAAAAACGCTATAATATTGCTCCGAGTCAACAAATTCTAGCGATTATCCATGATGGCAGTAAACACCGAGCAGGTTATTTGAAATGGGGATTAGTACCGCCATGGGCGAAAGATCCTGCGATTGGTCATAAGTTAATTAATGCCCGTGGAGAGACAATTACAGAAAAGCCAAGCTTTAAACAATCGTTCAAAAAAAAGCGTTGTTTAATTGTGGCGAATGGTTTTTACGAATGGAAGCGTGATGGTAAAGCAAAAATTCCAATGTATATTACCTTTAAAGACAACCGTTTGTTTGCCTTTGCTGGGTTATGGGAAACATTTCAAACCCCTGGTGATAAACCTTTACATACCTGTACCGTTATAACGACTGAACCCAATGAGCTTGTTCAAGATGTCCATGATCGTATGCCGGTGATCTTACAAAAACATCAGGAAGAGTTGTGGCTTGATCGGACCATGGAAGATGAACTATCTTTACAAAAGTTGATTAGACCGTTTGCAGCTGATGACATGATAAGTTACCAAGTCTCTAGTCTAGTGAATTCTCCTATAAATGAAGGAGTACAACTTTAG
- a CDS encoding DUF3892 domain-containing protein, protein MENNDRFEQIYNQYRQNTVEEVSHDEEGKEHIVAVRKNEEGDLFAFKTSSGRELDYITALNDAKAGKLAHVDVFHKYGRDILRSEPDGIKENNLDNLPEF, encoded by the coding sequence ATGGAAAACAACGACCGTTTTGAACAAATATATAACCAATATCGTCAAAACACTGTGGAGGAAGTTAGTCATGACGAGGAAGGGAAAGAGCATATCGTTGCAGTACGCAAAAACGAGGAAGGTGATCTTTTTGCCTTTAAAACAAGTTCTGGTCGAGAACTCGATTATATTACTGCATTAAATGATGCGAAAGCTGGGAAGCTTGCCCATGTCGACGTGTTCCACAAGTATGGCCGTGATATATTACGCAGTGAACCCGATGGAATAAAAGAAAACAATTTAGATAACTTGCCTGAATTTTAA
- a CDS encoding Ger(x)C family spore germination protein, whose amino-acid sequence MRRFGLLLILLVTLSFITGCWDQLLLKDTNILFIAGTDLGKNGEYEGTVSISKPGVNGTGKAKIVTGKGNTLRATRMDIDSKVSGILDSSKIKVLLIHEELAKIDLYPILDLYYRDPRAPLNARIAITKDLSNKLINLQVEGESLISDYFYELIKGAEVNSVVPKRNIQFICPIMVDPGRDFSLPLIMLNNIKEEELAQIAGTALFDGKKMSGELNREESLMVNLLNNKKAKRARFTVKIADEKRELEALNYITFEVSDFTSKLNVKAHSENNVEANFQLKLYLNVLEYPPDGLGDRDSALKLNRKIGEELTTLATTTIQKLQNANCDYFGIGREIIAYHNHAWNEKRWKEIYSTMPIKIQLDVEIIQHGIIN is encoded by the coding sequence ATGAGAAGATTTGGGTTGTTACTCATTCTTTTAGTGACACTTTCTTTCATTACAGGTTGTTGGGACCAATTATTATTGAAGGATACAAACATTCTCTTCATCGCTGGTACTGATTTAGGGAAAAATGGTGAATATGAAGGAACGGTTTCGATTTCAAAGCCTGGTGTTAATGGTACTGGGAAAGCAAAAATTGTTACAGGTAAAGGGAATACGTTACGTGCAACAAGGATGGATATTGACTCGAAAGTGTCAGGAATCCTTGATTCTTCAAAAATTAAGGTTTTACTTATTCACGAAGAACTAGCAAAAATTGATCTATATCCCATTCTTGACTTATATTACAGAGACCCTAGAGCACCATTAAATGCTCGGATAGCAATAACCAAAGATTTATCAAACAAATTAATTAATTTACAAGTAGAAGGTGAATCATTAATTAGCGATTACTTCTATGAACTGATTAAGGGAGCTGAGGTGAATTCCGTAGTACCAAAACGAAACATTCAATTTATCTGCCCAATTATGGTTGATCCAGGTAGAGACTTTAGTCTACCGTTGATTATGTTAAATAATATCAAAGAAGAAGAACTCGCACAGATTGCTGGGACAGCTTTGTTTGATGGGAAAAAAATGAGCGGTGAGCTTAATCGAGAAGAAAGTTTAATGGTAAATTTATTAAATAATAAAAAGGCCAAGCGGGCGAGATTTACAGTGAAAATTGCAGATGAAAAACGAGAGTTGGAGGCTCTTAACTATATAACATTTGAAGTTAGTGATTTTACGAGTAAACTTAATGTGAAGGCACATAGTGAAAATAATGTAGAGGCAAATTTCCAGTTAAAATTGTACCTGAATGTTCTCGAATATCCACCAGATGGCCTCGGAGACAGGGATTCGGCCCTTAAATTAAACCGAAAAATAGGCGAAGAGTTAACGACCCTCGCTACAACAACGATCCAAAAATTACAAAATGCGAACTGTGATTACTTTGGAATTGGGCGAGAAATAATCGCCTATCACAACCATGCTTGGAATGAAAAAAGGTGGAAGGAAATTTATTCTACAATGCCAATTAAGATTCAGCTAGATGTCGAAATTATCCAGCATGGGATCATTAATTAA
- a CDS encoding spore germination protein: MMEQNKSSITLLQMTFFIIQTQIGIGILSMPYSVFSGGAAGDSWMAVLLAGVVIQMLILLFWKLSKRFPSSSFFDILPKVFGRSIGKLLIGFYMIYFLLVVSLIFILFNSIIDIWAFPQTPNWIFLVMLGILVYYLVIENLRIIARFHTLVSVFLLSIVLLTLPVYTQVDIRYIMPVFNSGFTNFLSGGKEAIFSLLGFELVLFLFPFVKGNEKEKLLYASAANGFVTLFYTYLTFLCTIFFSPEELRLVPHPVLYMLNAFTFTVIERTDIVFLSIWMILVTTSLMSYSYFAAMGLAKIIPIKKQTKTVAIILICASILSLIPRNVLSIDRWSTNIGNLGIIFSIVLPVGTLLLSYALRRLEGKVKV, encoded by the coding sequence ATGATGGAACAGAATAAATCCTCTATTACACTGTTACAGATGACATTTTTCATCATTCAAACCCAAATTGGTATTGGTATTTTGTCAATGCCCTATTCTGTTTTTTCGGGAGGTGCAGCAGGGGACTCATGGATGGCTGTTCTTTTAGCAGGAGTAGTTATTCAAATGTTAATACTCCTTTTTTGGAAACTTTCTAAGCGGTTTCCTTCAAGTTCATTTTTCGATATCTTGCCAAAGGTATTTGGGAGATCGATTGGAAAACTGCTTATAGGTTTCTATATGATATATTTTCTTCTAGTTGTTAGTTTAATTTTCATTTTGTTTAATTCCATTATAGATATATGGGCCTTTCCACAGACGCCTAATTGGATCTTTTTGGTAATGCTTGGGATTTTAGTTTATTACTTGGTTATTGAAAATCTAAGAATTATTGCTCGCTTTCATACTCTAGTATCAGTTTTTTTGCTTTCAATTGTTCTACTAACCCTACCTGTGTATACACAGGTAGACATTCGTTATATTATGCCTGTTTTTAATAGTGGATTCACTAATTTCTTAAGTGGTGGGAAAGAAGCAATTTTTTCACTATTGGGCTTCGAATTAGTCCTTTTTCTATTCCCGTTCGTCAAAGGAAATGAAAAGGAAAAGCTCTTGTATGCTAGTGCTGCCAATGGTTTTGTTACTTTGTTTTATACCTATTTAACATTCTTATGCACTATTTTTTTCAGCCCTGAAGAATTACGACTGGTTCCGCACCCGGTGTTATATATGTTAAATGCCTTTACATTCACAGTTATTGAGAGAACAGATATTGTATTTCTGTCAATTTGGATGATATTGGTCACCACTTCTTTAATGAGCTATAGCTATTTTGCTGCTATGGGGCTAGCAAAAATCATCCCAATCAAAAAACAAACAAAAACAGTGGCAATCATCCTTATATGTGCGAGTATACTTTCGCTCATACCCAGAAATGTGTTATCGATTGACCGTTGGAGTACAAATATTGGAAATCTAGGGATTATCTTTTCGATTGTTTTACCTGTAGGTACACTACTACTTTCGTATGCATTACGAAGATTAGAAGGTAAGGTGAAGGTATAA
- a CDS encoding spore germination protein, whose translation MIIVVAITAISSFVVPSAEMNTSLRVIRFPFMFAAASFGYFGIMFCFILLLIHLCKLETFGSPYFAPFAPLQFSDLKDTVIRGPIWKMKTRPKATLPKN comes from the coding sequence ATGATCATCGTTGTTGCAATTACAGCTATCTCATCCTTTGTTGTTCCTTCAGCAGAAATGAATACCTCGCTTAGAGTTATTCGCTTTCCATTTATGTTTGCTGCAGCTTCTTTTGGTTATTTCGGCATCATGTTTTGTTTTATTTTACTATTAATTCATCTATGCAAATTAGAAACGTTTGGTTCGCCTTATTTTGCGCCTTTTGCTCCCCTGCAATTTAGTGACCTAAAAGATACCGTTATTCGTGGCCCGATTTGGAAAATGAAAACACGGCCAAAGGCTACGTTACCGAAAAATTAA
- a CDS encoding spore germination protein, whose amino-acid sequence MLKMDQSSLPASNKLNENLTFIQERLNYSDDILIRSFTLQDTKGACIFLETLVDNEKLERNFFEKLRLATSNDPLEIITASNVSLKKTLDELPKALLEGKVVLFLEGQSQAIVFAASSRLERSIEEPSNEKVVRGAHEGFNESLLSNIHLIRSKVQNSALTVKFFRVGKETNTKLALVYLNTTTNQEIVKEIERRIESISADMVFSPGFAEEFLEDQPLSPFPQMLNTERPDRVMANLIDGRVTLLADGSPTALVFPVSFFSFYQSPDDYNSRFFSGSFYRIIRTISFFIAIFVPSFYIATVAFHFEVIPGDLVMQIKSSIDTVPYPPIIEALIMELTIELIREAGVRLPSPIGQTLVLSEGLSLVMLLCRQA is encoded by the coding sequence ATGTTGAAAATGGACCAGTCTTCATTACCAGCTTCAAATAAGTTAAATGAAAATCTTACGTTTATTCAAGAAAGGTTAAACTACTCTGATGACATTCTAATTAGATCTTTTACCTTACAGGATACAAAGGGAGCTTGTATATTTCTAGAGACACTCGTTGACAATGAAAAGCTAGAAAGAAATTTTTTTGAAAAGCTTCGGTTAGCGACTAGCAACGATCCTCTAGAAATCATCACTGCTAGTAATGTTTCGTTAAAAAAAACACTAGATGAACTTCCAAAAGCGCTTTTAGAAGGAAAGGTTGTCCTGTTTTTAGAAGGGCAGTCGCAGGCTATAGTGTTTGCTGCATCCAGTCGCCTTGAGCGATCGATTGAAGAACCTTCAAATGAAAAGGTAGTTAGAGGAGCGCATGAGGGTTTCAACGAAAGCCTATTATCAAATATTCATTTAATTCGAAGTAAAGTCCAAAACAGTGCGTTGACTGTAAAATTCTTTCGGGTCGGTAAAGAAACAAATACAAAGCTGGCACTAGTTTATCTAAACACAACAACGAATCAAGAAATTGTTAAAGAAATTGAAAGGCGGATTGAGAGCATTTCTGCGGATATGGTATTTAGCCCTGGGTTTGCAGAGGAGTTTTTAGAGGATCAACCTTTATCTCCATTTCCGCAAATGTTAAATACCGAACGTCCAGATCGAGTAATGGCAAATTTAATTGATGGAAGAGTTACTTTATTAGCTGATGGTAGTCCAACTGCATTAGTTTTTCCAGTAAGTTTTTTTTCGTTTTATCAGTCTCCAGATGATTATAATAGTCGTTTTTTTTCGGGATCTTTTTATCGGATTATCCGAACAATTAGTTTTTTTATTGCTATTTTCGTACCCTCATTTTATATTGCAACGGTTGCTTTTCATTTTGAAGTAATTCCAGGCGATTTAGTGATGCAGATTAAAAGCTCTATTGACACGGTACCATATCCGCCAATCATTGAAGCGTTAATTATGGAGCTAACCATTGAACTGATTCGTGAAGCAGGAGTAAGATTACCTTCTCCGATTGGCCAAACATTGGTATTGTCGGAGGGCTTGTCATTGGTGATGCTGTTGTGCAGGCAGGCCTAG